A portion of the Algisphaera agarilytica genome contains these proteins:
- a CDS encoding HD family phosphohydrolase, protein MPHGKSSNARRRDVRRAVPRPTPRWLEIVRQREVAWAALYVLCLSLIGAAIAVTAHNRPAYYLNQLVSEPVVARVSFEAIDTEATDRNRDYAQRDVPPVFIHNKDLYTNIQEQVLGLLSIPETPYEELTPDYAESTRLTPSGYELLSRYANGTDPDGLTPKRWTERTESMLQRLFNKPILDPQQYQDVVDSLGQVHAVHPKPYEGTEAEDLYTERVLIPIDNEDLIQRRLVSEVIIDFQPELRDTVLATIQRHLAPTYYLNEDLTAERKKAAFESAEIEKATYQPDDVLVNSGVRLTNDELLLIHAEQDAFEAQKPLARWWMTWLGAAGLMAILGTGVWAYVFAYHTKIRRNPMRGLALTTMLLLCQGIAVLLVGIWPQIAIGAVTFSTLLGAIVFAIVYDQRFALAMGLMLTTLIVISLRLPMTAAIVMMVGVSVAVAQLSEVRSRSKLVSVGLWSGLSMGLATAVGGLAERSFDLPSMWNVPLLDIEVSAQWGLLGSDVVYTLLAGFVVGLLVQGILPTIEKLFHVTTAMTLKELNDASHPLLQRLAQESAGTYQHSLRIADMTEAAAEAIGADGLLCRVGSMYHDIGKINKPQYFIENQGGGPNKHNKLSPAMSLLIIVGHVKDGVEMAREYNLPQPVRHFIESHHGTTLVEYFYHAAKKQKEAEDKPAPSEFEFRYPGPKPQSKEAAIMLLCDGIEGAARAMDEPTAPRLEQLVHAMANKRLMDGQFDECNLTLRDLAKVEAAVTKTLCAVYHTRIKYPDGKKSDYGNAKATA, encoded by the coding sequence ATGCCCCATGGCAAAAGCAGCAACGCCCGCCGCCGCGACGTCCGTCGTGCCGTGCCACGCCCCACGCCGCGTTGGCTGGAGATCGTGCGCCAGCGCGAGGTCGCCTGGGCGGCGCTGTACGTGCTCTGCCTGTCGCTGATCGGGGCCGCCATCGCGGTGACGGCCCACAACCGCCCCGCCTACTACCTCAACCAGCTTGTCTCCGAGCCCGTGGTCGCCCGCGTCTCGTTCGAGGCGATCGACACCGAGGCCACCGACCGCAACCGCGACTACGCCCAGCGCGACGTCCCGCCGGTGTTCATCCACAACAAGGATCTCTACACCAATATCCAAGAACAAGTGTTGGGGCTCCTGAGTATCCCCGAGACGCCCTACGAAGAGCTCACCCCCGACTACGCCGAGAGCACCCGCCTTACACCAAGCGGATATGAGCTGCTCAGCCGATATGCCAACGGCACCGATCCTGATGGGCTCACCCCCAAACGCTGGACCGAGCGCACCGAAAGCATGCTACAGCGGCTGTTCAACAAACCCATTCTCGATCCCCAGCAATATCAGGATGTGGTCGATTCTCTCGGGCAGGTCCACGCCGTCCACCCCAAGCCCTATGAGGGCACCGAAGCCGAAGACCTCTATACCGAGCGGGTGCTGATCCCGATCGATAATGAGGACCTGATCCAGCGCCGACTCGTTTCTGAAGTCATCATCGACTTCCAGCCCGAGCTCCGCGACACCGTGCTCGCGACCATCCAACGGCACCTCGCCCCGACGTACTACCTCAACGAAGACCTCACGGCAGAACGCAAGAAGGCCGCTTTCGAGTCGGCCGAGATCGAAAAAGCGACCTACCAGCCCGACGACGTTTTGGTGAACTCGGGCGTCCGGCTGACCAACGACGAGCTGCTGCTCATCCACGCCGAGCAGGACGCGTTTGAAGCTCAGAAACCGCTGGCCCGCTGGTGGATGACCTGGCTGGGCGCAGCGGGGCTGATGGCGATCCTGGGCACCGGCGTGTGGGCCTACGTCTTCGCCTATCACACCAAGATCCGCCGCAACCCGATGCGTGGATTGGCGCTGACCACGATGCTGCTGCTTTGCCAGGGCATCGCCGTGCTGCTCGTGGGCATCTGGCCGCAGATCGCCATCGGTGCGGTCACGTTCTCGACGCTACTGGGCGCGATCGTCTTCGCCATCGTGTACGACCAGCGCTTCGCTCTGGCGATGGGTCTGATGCTCACGACGCTGATCGTGATCAGCCTCCGCCTGCCCATGACCGCGGCCATCGTGATGATGGTCGGCGTCAGTGTCGCCGTCGCCCAGCTCAGCGAGGTGCGTAGCCGATCCAAGCTGGTCAGCGTCGGCCTGTGGTCGGGCTTGTCCATGGGGCTCGCCACCGCCGTCGGCGGGTTGGCCGAACGCAGCTTCGACCTGCCGTCGATGTGGAACGTCCCGCTGCTGGACATCGAAGTGTCGGCCCAGTGGGGGCTGCTCGGCTCGGACGTGGTCTACACCCTGCTCGCTGGGTTCGTCGTCGGGCTGCTGGTGCAAGGCATCCTGCCCACCATAGAAAAACTCTTCCACGTCACCACCGCGATGACGCTGAAAGAACTCAACGACGCCAGCCACCCGCTGCTGCAACGCCTCGCCCAGGAATCGGCCGGTACGTACCAGCACTCGCTCCGCATCGCCGACATGACCGAAGCCGCCGCCGAGGCCATCGGCGCCGACGGCCTGCTGTGCCGTGTCGGGTCGATGTACCACGACATCGGGAAGATCAACAAGCCCCAGTACTTCATCGAGAACCAGGGCGGCGGGCCCAACAAGCACAACAAGCTCTCCCCCGCGATGTCGCTGCTGATCATCGTCGGCCACGTCAAAGACGGCGTCGAGATGGCCCGCGAGTACAACCTCCCGCAGCCCGTCCGCCACTTCATCGAGTCGCACCACGGCACGACGCTGGTCGAATACTTCTACCACGCCGCCAAGAAGCAGAAAGAAGCCGAAGACAAGCCCGCCCCCAGCGAGTTCGAGTTCCGCTACCCCGGCCCCAAACCGCAGTCCAAAGAAGCCGCCATCATGCTGCTCTGCGACGGCATCGAAGGCGCCGCCCGCGCCATGGACGAGCCCACCGCCCCGCGTCTCGAACAGCTCGTCCACGCCATGGCCAACAAACGCCTGATGGACGGCCAGTTCGACGAGTGCAACCTCACCCTCCGCGACCTGGCCAAGGTCGAGGCCGCCGTGACCAAGACACTGTGCGCTGTGTACCACACCCGCATCAAGTACCCCGACGGCAAGAAGTCCGACTACGGCAACGCCAAAGCCACGGCGTAA
- a CDS encoding PhoH family protein, which translates to MTIQLPDQDQRMAITGPAERNLKIIREALGVSLTARNGSLRLTGETRAVGQAAVVLERLQEAARANKPMSREQLLETVSTAALTNPSPAGPTVNVPPSTPDTMEVYLPGKRIRAKTPGQMAYLEALHHHDLTFCIGPAGTGKTYLAVAAAVSMLKSGQVRKLVLVRPAVEAGEKLGFLPGTMQDKVNPYLRPLLDALHDMMEFEHIERFMAHDLIEIVPLAFMRGRTLNDALIILDEAQNTTRSQMMMFLTRLGHGGKMVVTGDASQIDLDDPRDSGLIDAAHRLKRIKGVAFCTLDGKDIVRHSLVQRIVEAYENVKD; encoded by the coding sequence ATGACCATCCAACTGCCCGACCAAGATCAGCGCATGGCCATCACCGGCCCGGCTGAACGCAACCTCAAGATCATCCGAGAAGCGCTCGGCGTCAGCCTCACCGCGCGCAACGGCTCGCTGCGCCTCACCGGTGAAACGCGGGCCGTGGGCCAGGCGGCCGTGGTGCTTGAGCGTTTGCAGGAAGCCGCCCGGGCAAACAAACCCATGAGCCGGGAGCAACTGCTCGAAACCGTCTCGACCGCGGCGCTAACCAACCCCTCGCCCGCCGGGCCCACGGTCAACGTCCCGCCCTCCACGCCCGACACCATGGAGGTCTACCTCCCCGGCAAGCGCATCCGCGCCAAGACGCCCGGGCAGATGGCCTACCTCGAAGCGCTGCACCACCACGACCTGACGTTCTGCATCGGCCCGGCGGGCACGGGCAAGACGTACCTCGCCGTGGCCGCTGCGGTGTCGATGCTCAAGTCGGGTCAGGTGCGCAAGCTCGTGCTGGTCCGCCCAGCCGTCGAAGCCGGGGAGAAACTCGGCTTTCTGCCCGGCACGATGCAGGACAAGGTCAACCCGTACCTCCGCCCGCTACTCGATGCGCTGCACGACATGATGGAGTTCGAACACATCGAGCGTTTCATGGCCCACGACCTGATCGAGATCGTTCCACTCGCCTTCATGCGCGGCCGGACGCTCAACGACGCCTTGATCATCCTCGACGAGGCCCAGAACACGACCCGCAGCCAGATGATGATGTTCCTCACCCGCTTGGGCCACGGCGGCAAGATGGTTGTCACCGGCGACGCGTCGCAGATCGACCTGGACGACCCCCGCGACTCGGGCCTCATCGACGCCGCCCACCGACTCAAACGCATCAAGGGCGTGGCCTTCTGCACCCTCGACGGCAAGGACATCGTCCGCCACAGCCTGGTCCAGCGGATCGTCGAGGCGTACGAAAACGTGAAGGACTAG
- a CDS encoding polysaccharide biosynthesis/export family protein yields the protein MLGCQPTQHTDFSAFVQEPRPTVVGQDYTVGVPDELVVTVMSDRGVEEIVQTLGPDGKLRLKGFGIVQAAGQTTTEITETLNEIAQTTDGIHSLAVRVQTFASQKVFVFGQVESTGGQAYHGTNSVLEVVAAAKPNLRADVRNVQVLRPSPDGEFRRQMTVDLDAMVRGGDTTLDVVLAEGDIVFVPPTALGSIGLTFQQLFGGTPQSAPQPEPAPREVAVMSSVELPEPEPAVVENIHRTDAQTLEELVALREALAELAHQLQETREADAAWLAAWEEKERQAELERSRSQVVFYPRTHLIHTSAQEEPSPHTTPTVYTTADVQRGGAGEDASPEGVRFWGP from the coding sequence ATGCTGGGATGCCAGCCGACGCAACACACCGATTTCTCCGCGTTTGTCCAGGAGCCGCGTCCCACCGTCGTCGGCCAGGACTACACCGTGGGCGTGCCCGACGAACTCGTCGTGACGGTCATGTCCGATCGCGGCGTGGAAGAGATCGTCCAAACGCTCGGCCCGGACGGCAAGCTGCGGCTCAAGGGCTTCGGCATCGTCCAGGCGGCCGGGCAAACCACCACCGAAATCACCGAGACGCTCAACGAGATCGCGCAGACCACCGACGGCATCCACAGCCTCGCGGTCCGCGTCCAGACCTTCGCCAGCCAGAAAGTCTTCGTTTTCGGGCAGGTCGAATCCACCGGCGGGCAGGCGTACCACGGCACGAATAGCGTGTTGGAAGTCGTCGCCGCCGCGAAGCCAAACCTGCGGGCGGATGTGCGCAACGTTCAGGTGCTGCGGCCCAGCCCGGACGGCGAGTTCCGCCGCCAGATGACCGTGGACCTCGACGCGATGGTGCGCGGTGGCGACACCACGCTCGACGTCGTGCTCGCGGAGGGCGACATCGTATTCGTCCCCCCCACCGCACTCGGCTCCATCGGGCTGACCTTCCAGCAGCTGTTCGGCGGAACACCACAATCGGCCCCGCAGCCCGAACCCGCGCCTCGTGAAGTCGCGGTGATGAGCAGCGTCGAGCTGCCCGAGCCCGAACCGGCCGTGGTCGAAAACATCCATCGCACCGATGCGCAAACGCTCGAGGAGCTCGTCGCGTTGCGTGAAGCCCTGGCCGAGCTGGCTCATCAGCTCCAGGAAACCCGCGAGGCCGACGCTGCTTGGTTAGCTGCCTGGGAAGAGAAAGAGCGCCAGGCCGAGCTCGAGCGTAGTCGATCACAAGTGGTGTTTTACCCACGTACTCACTTGATTCATACCTCGGCCCAGGAAGAACCATCGCCGCACACCACGCCGACCGTGTACACCACGGCCGACGTCCAACGGGGCGGAGCGGGAGAAGACGCATCGCCGGAAGGCGTGCGGTTCTGGGGGCCATGA
- a CDS encoding bestrophin-like domain produces the protein MPNLLLTNLLFIIGLYALLELGGWLARNASSSDAPPASGVVFAVFGLIIAFTFTTSAQRFDERRELIVHHANAFGTAWDRLDILPEEDREAVRAPMREWIGLIDRPVQGPIQEHLVAIESEALSLQQEAWDNAVAAVKRTDQPALTVFILAPLNEWSDLTTLRRTRGDVGLPPMVLGTLIGLSLLVALVAGYAMTKRGNPLLLHKLAFTIAIGILLHVIVDLNAPREGLIRVDRADRILFELYEQNKIPAESAEAKAPPDAD, from the coding sequence ATGCCCAATCTCCTTCTGACCAACCTCCTGTTCATCATCGGCCTGTATGCGCTGCTCGAACTCGGGGGATGGTTAGCCCGCAATGCTTCCTCATCAGATGCGCCACCGGCCTCCGGGGTCGTCTTTGCCGTGTTTGGCCTGATCATCGCTTTCACGTTTACAACGTCTGCCCAGCGTTTCGACGAGCGCCGCGAACTGATCGTTCACCACGCGAATGCGTTTGGCACAGCCTGGGACCGCCTCGACATCCTGCCCGAAGAAGACCGTGAAGCCGTGCGTGCGCCTATGCGTGAGTGGATCGGATTAATCGACCGCCCTGTACAGGGGCCGATCCAAGAACATCTGGTCGCGATCGAGAGCGAAGCGTTGAGCCTGCAGCAGGAAGCCTGGGACAACGCGGTGGCAGCGGTGAAGCGCACCGATCAGCCCGCTCTCACTGTGTTTATTTTGGCACCGCTCAACGAATGGTCCGACCTGACCACCTTGCGACGCACCCGCGGCGATGTCGGCCTGCCCCCCATGGTCCTGGGCACATTGATTGGCTTGTCTTTGTTGGTCGCTCTGGTCGCAGGCTACGCCATGACCAAGCGAGGCAACCCCCTACTGCTCCACAAACTCGCCTTCACGATCGCCATTGGCATCCTGCTGCATGTGATCGTCGACCTCAATGCACCACGCGAAGGCCTTATCCGCGTCGATAGAGCCGACCGGATCCTGTTTGAGTTGTATGAACAGAACAAAATCCCCGCGGAATCCGCCGAAGCTAAGGCACCCCCCGACGCTGACTAG
- a CDS encoding carbon-nitrogen hydrolase — MSAPLRLALLQHACVDDPAKNLAVATDMIRDAASRGAKLIVTQELFKSLYFCVEEDPAAFDLAEPIPGPTTQHLADLAKELGVWISASLFERRAPGLYHNTSVLLDPAGQIAGKYRKMHIPDDPSYLEKYYFTPGDLGFRSHPLTASDDQTLGEVGMLVCWDQWFPEAARLTAMQGAQVLLYPTAIGWHAEDSAEDHAAQLDAWKTIQRSHAIANGVFVAVPNRIGTEGVNTFWGSSFIADPMGRVIAQASTDQPEILTAELDLSQVEKSRREWNLFFRDRRTDAYGGLSAQWGS; from the coding sequence ATGTCTGCCCCACTCCGCCTGGCCCTGCTCCAACACGCTTGTGTCGACGATCCGGCGAAGAACCTCGCCGTCGCCACCGACATGATCCGCGACGCCGCGTCGCGGGGCGCTAAGCTGATTGTCACGCAGGAGTTGTTCAAGAGCCTGTACTTCTGCGTCGAGGAAGACCCCGCCGCCTTCGATCTCGCCGAGCCGATCCCCGGCCCGACCACGCAGCACCTGGCCGACCTCGCCAAGGAGCTTGGTGTCTGGATCTCCGCGTCGTTGTTCGAACGCCGCGCCCCGGGGCTGTACCACAACACGTCGGTCCTGCTCGACCCGGCCGGTCAGATCGCAGGCAAGTATCGCAAGATGCACATCCCCGACGACCCGAGCTACCTCGAGAAGTACTACTTCACCCCCGGCGACCTCGGCTTCCGGTCACACCCGCTCACAGCCTCGGACGACCAGACGCTCGGCGAGGTCGGCATGCTCGTTTGCTGGGACCAGTGGTTCCCCGAAGCCGCCCGGCTCACCGCGATGCAGGGGGCCCAGGTCCTGCTCTACCCGACCGCCATCGGCTGGCACGCCGAGGACTCCGCGGAAGACCACGCCGCGCAGCTCGACGCCTGGAAAACCATCCAGCGCTCCCACGCCATCGCCAACGGCGTCTTTGTCGCCGTGCCCAACCGCATCGGCACCGAGGGCGTCAACACCTTCTGGGGCAGCAGCTTCATCGCCGACCCCATGGGCCGTGTCATCGCCCAGGCGTCGACCGACCAACCCGAAATCCTCACCGCCGAACTCGACTTGTCCCAGGTCGAAAAATCCCGGCGGGAATGGAACCTCTTCTTCCGGGACCGGCGCACCGACGCCTACGGCGGGCTTTCCGCGCAATGGGGAAGCTGA
- a CDS encoding protein-disulfide reductase DsbD domain-containing protein, which produces MFIIKLGIRETVMLRTLTSRILALLTAALLVESASAQLLSLTAVRDGRVEAELIAEHTAVVPGETARVGLRLKMDEGWHTYWKNPGDSGMATSIEWQLPEGVTAEDIDWPAPHYYEVGGLASYGYEGEIVLPVVIHVPADFKGERVRLRASADWLVCKEACEPGAANLFLNLLITEAGGAEINTQAKQLFAWADSRTGMAVISEDGEAEVTATGDTYRLRLPSPEFQGFAAQGGDVRFFPEDPKPIAMSATQVVEFSRDEELTLLLERNPTAAEPVDRLAGVLAWHNPEDMNDTRFFRVDLPVRNVAQSQ; this is translated from the coding sequence GTGTTCATTATCAAGCTCGGCATTCGGGAAACAGTCATGCTGCGGACCCTGACATCTCGGATTCTTGCTCTTCTGACGGCTGCCTTGCTGGTGGAATCGGCGTCCGCTCAACTGCTTTCGCTCACCGCGGTTCGTGACGGCCGGGTCGAAGCGGAGTTGATTGCGGAGCACACCGCGGTGGTTCCGGGTGAGACGGCCCGGGTGGGGCTGCGTCTGAAGATGGACGAAGGGTGGCACACCTATTGGAAGAACCCCGGAGATTCGGGGATGGCGACTTCGATCGAGTGGCAACTGCCCGAGGGGGTGACGGCGGAAGACATCGACTGGCCCGCCCCGCACTATTACGAGGTCGGGGGCCTGGCGAGCTACGGCTACGAGGGCGAGATCGTCTTGCCGGTTGTCATCCACGTGCCAGCAGATTTCAAGGGCGAGCGTGTTCGGTTGCGTGCGTCGGCGGATTGGCTGGTTTGTAAAGAAGCGTGCGAGCCAGGCGCGGCGAATCTGTTTTTGAATCTGCTGATTACCGAGGCGGGCGGGGCAGAAATAAACACCCAAGCCAAGCAGTTGTTTGCGTGGGCGGATTCCCGGACGGGTATGGCCGTGATTTCTGAAGACGGTGAAGCCGAGGTTACCGCAACGGGAGACACTTACCGGTTGAGGTTGCCTTCGCCGGAGTTTCAGGGATTTGCCGCGCAAGGCGGGGATGTGCGCTTCTTTCCCGAGGACCCGAAACCGATCGCGATGTCCGCGACGCAGGTGGTCGAGTTCAGCCGTGACGAAGAATTAACGCTTTTGCTGGAAAGAAATCCGACCGCGGCAGAACCCGTCGACAGGTTGGCGGGCGTGCTGGCTTGGCACAACCCAGAAGACATGAACGACACACGGTTTTTCCGAGTTGATTTACCGGTGCGCAACGTTGCGCAGAGCCAATAA
- a CDS encoding thioredoxin family protein: MKPIAWFGLTGIVAALAIMMMPVASVAAKGGVATGEQAPAFTLTDSNGVEHSLEDFAGKTVVLEWTNQQCPFVKKFYGQGHMQAWQEAYTTQDDVIWLTICSSAPGKQGHLTAEGWNTEVAEKGINSTAVLLDEDGTVGKAYAAKTTPHIYVIDGEGVLRYQGAIDSVRSTRTSDIDGATNYLADAVDALLAGSEVAEHTTQPYGCGVKY; encoded by the coding sequence ATGAAACCCATCGCATGGTTCGGATTGACAGGGATCGTCGCGGCACTGGCCATCATGATGATGCCCGTGGCGTCGGTGGCTGCAAAGGGCGGCGTGGCCACGGGCGAGCAGGCCCCGGCGTTTACGCTGACCGACTCCAACGGCGTTGAACACTCGCTCGAAGATTTTGCGGGCAAGACCGTGGTGCTCGAGTGGACCAACCAGCAGTGCCCGTTTGTTAAAAAGTTCTACGGCCAAGGCCACATGCAGGCTTGGCAGGAAGCCTACACCACCCAAGACGACGTGATCTGGCTGACGATCTGCTCCTCGGCCCCCGGTAAGCAAGGCCACCTGACCGCCGAGGGCTGGAACACTGAGGTCGCCGAAAAGGGCATCAACTCGACCGCCGTTCTGCTCGACGAAGACGGCACGGTCGGCAAGGCCTACGCCGCCAAGACCACCCCGCACATTTACGTCATCGATGGCGAGGGCGTGCTCCGCTACCAGGGCGCGATCGACAGCGTCCGGTCCACCCGAACCAGCGACATCGATGGAGCAACGAACTACCTGGCCGACGCGGTGGATGCGTTGCTGGCCGGCAGCGAAGTGGCGGAACACACCACCCAGCCCTATGGCTGCGGCGTGAAGTATTAA
- a CDS encoding anthranilate synthase component I family protein has protein sequence MNHTAQRRGAYHPRMFPHGRPLPYSFNPLEALRRWPAQRPVVMLHSGRFDAQWSRYSLLAEPVGAMVHRDRQSAWIGEGPSQPAPLKHDPFGDLDAALTRDASLYVGHLGYELAHAIEALPHNAAADHGWPDMQFQRCPNFLVYDHSDETWQAVGPNPESLPDLSSSSIAPDALAFESSQPRPDLARADHEAAVQRGLEYIAAGDVFQVNLAQRFTAEFEGSTRGVFLQLAQASPAWYGAYLELLEPDGHPPRRVACSTSPELFLQLDDDGRVTTRPIKGTRPADVDPNELRDAEKDTAELNMIIDLLRNDLGRVCDYGSVRVTQPRTVESHPTVHHGVATVTGQLHESRSLRHLLRATFPGGSITGAPKVRAMQIIDELEPVARGPYCGAIGYAQQKQDRPTARLNIAIRTLLIDREAKRLHFSVGGGIVADSDPAEEYDETLHKAQAMLQALKKPPTPQASQPR, from the coding sequence ATGAACCACACCGCGCAACGCCGCGGGGCTTATCATCCCCGGATGTTCCCGCACGGCCGACCGCTGCCCTATTCCTTCAACCCCCTCGAAGCGCTGCGTCGCTGGCCCGCTCAGCGGCCCGTGGTGATGCTCCACTCCGGGCGGTTCGACGCGCAATGGTCGCGGTACTCCCTTCTCGCCGAGCCCGTTGGGGCCATGGTCCACCGCGACCGGCAGAGCGCCTGGATCGGCGAAGGCCCATCTCAACCCGCCCCGCTGAAACACGATCCGTTTGGCGATCTGGACGCCGCCCTGACCCGGGACGCCTCGCTCTACGTCGGCCATCTGGGCTACGAACTGGCCCACGCCATCGAAGCCCTGCCCCACAACGCCGCCGCAGACCACGGTTGGCCGGATATGCAGTTCCAGCGCTGCCCGAACTTTTTGGTCTACGACCACAGCGACGAGACCTGGCAGGCCGTCGGGCCCAACCCCGAGTCGCTGCCGGACCTCTCGTCCTCATCGATCGCACCCGACGCCCTCGCGTTCGAGTCTTCGCAGCCCCGGCCCGACCTTGCCCGGGCAGATCACGAAGCCGCGGTGCAGCGCGGTCTCGAATACATCGCCGCGGGGGATGTGTTCCAGGTCAACCTCGCCCAGCGGTTCACCGCCGAGTTCGAGGGCTCGACGCGTGGCGTGTTCCTGCAACTCGCTCAGGCGTCACCGGCGTGGTACGGCGCGTACCTCGAACTGCTCGAACCCGACGGCCATCCGCCGCGTCGCGTGGCCTGCTCGACCTCGCCGGAGCTGTTCCTCCAACTCGACGACGATGGCCGCGTCACCACCCGGCCGATCAAGGGCACCCGCCCCGCCGACGTCGACCCCAACGAGCTGCGCGACGCCGAGAAAGACACCGCCGAGCTCAACATGATCATCGACCTGCTGCGCAACGACCTCGGCCGGGTCTGCGACTACGGCAGCGTCCGCGTCACCCAGCCGCGCACCGTCGAGTCTCACCCCACCGTCCACCACGGCGTCGCCACCGTCACCGGACAACTCCACGAGAGCCGATCGCTCCGCCACCTGCTCCGCGCGACCTTCCCCGGCGGATCGATCACCGGCGCCCCCAAGGTCCGGGCGATGCAGATCATCGATGAACTCGAACCCGTCGCCCGCGGCCCCTACTGCGGCGCGATCGGCTACGCCCAGCAGAAACAGGACCGCCCCACCGCCCGGCTCAACATCGCCATCCGCACCCTGCTCATCGACCGCGAAGCGAAGCGTTTGCACTTCTCGGTGGGCGGCGGCATCGTCGCCGACTCCGACCCCGCCGAGGAATACGACGAAACGCTTCACAAAGCCCAGGCGATGCTACAAGCGCTAAAAAAACCGCCCACGCCCCAGGCATCTCAACCCCGTTAA
- a CDS encoding ABC transporter ATP-binding protein: MESIPIATAAPDLDVNAPPAASAEPQATPAVQLTGLTHRYPKASRDAVSDLSLSIQPGEAFALLGPNGGGKTTTFRILATLLQPSATQPGAVQLFGQDVLANPAAARRMLGVVFQSPSLDIKLTARENLDCQARLHGLPRLESTPRIDEALARFDLTPRMHDAVETFSGGMKRKLEIAKALLHRPRLLLMDEPATGLDPAARRELWDHLADLRQRHDLTIAWTTHLMDEAEHADRLAVLASGQVLTVSTPGELKASLGSHVISVEPLHPDQLGTIRDQIDAAFGPWAPGKEPAVIQDTIRFEHEDGPAIVARIAEQLPGGVRRISVGQPTLEDAYLRLTQTPSS, encoded by the coding sequence TTGGAATCGATCCCCATCGCCACCGCCGCCCCCGATCTCGACGTCAACGCCCCACCGGCCGCATCCGCCGAGCCCCAAGCTACGCCCGCGGTGCAACTCACGGGCCTGACCCACCGATACCCCAAAGCCTCACGCGACGCGGTCAGCGACCTCTCGCTGTCGATCCAACCCGGCGAGGCGTTTGCCCTGCTGGGTCCCAACGGCGGCGGCAAGACCACCACCTTCCGCATCCTCGCCACGCTCCTTCAGCCCAGCGCCACACAACCCGGCGCGGTGCAACTCTTCGGGCAGGACGTGCTGGCCAACCCCGCCGCGGCCCGCCGCATGCTCGGTGTTGTCTTCCAATCGCCCAGCCTCGACATCAAGCTCACCGCCCGCGAAAACCTCGACTGCCAGGCCCGGCTCCACGGCCTGCCCCGCCTCGAATCCACCCCACGCATCGACGAAGCCCTGGCCCGCTTCGACCTCACCCCCCGCATGCACGACGCCGTCGAGACCTTCTCCGGCGGCATGAAACGCAAGCTCGAGATCGCCAAGGCCCTGCTGCACCGCCCCCGCCTGCTGCTCATGGATGAACCCGCCACCGGGCTCGACCCCGCGGCCCGACGCGAGCTGTGGGACCACCTCGCGGACCTACGCCAGCGCCACGACCTGACTATCGCCTGGACCACCCACCTCATGGACGAGGCCGAGCACGCCGACCGCCTGGCCGTCCTCGCTTCCGGCCAGGTGCTCACGGTCTCCACGCCCGGGGAACTCAAGGCCTCGCTCGGCTCTCATGTCATCAGCGTCGAGCCGCTGCACCCCGACCAGCTCGGAACCATCCGCGACCAGATCGATGCGGCATTCGGCCCCTGGGCCCCGGGCAAAGAACCGGCCGTCATCCAGGACACCATCCGCTTCGAACACGAAGACGGCCCCGCGATCGTGGCTCGGATCGCCGAGCAACTGCCCGGCGGCGTCCGGCGGATTTCGGTGGGTCAGCCGACGCTGGAAGACGCGTACCTGCGGCTGACTCAAACCCCATCTTCCTAA